The Natrinema versiforme genome segment GCAACACCGTGGAGAGTCGTCCCGACCTGACCGGCAGACACGATGGCCACGCACTGCTTTCATTCAGCACATCATAGCGGTTGGATGAATCCGGCATCTCGAATGTCCACCGATCAGAATATTCTACCCCGATCGCGAGTGGGTCCTGAACATGTTGGTATCCGACACTCATCTCAGTCAGTCATTTAGTATCCCCTCGGTTCAGGAACCGAGTTGGTCCAGTGTCTGTCGACGTGATTGCTGTATCTCTTTGTTTCATGATTTCGAGACGCAACGATCGGTGAAGCGGGAGATTTAGATCATGAACAACAGAAGTCTCCTGCTCCAACTCCTTCGATTGACTGACATTCACCGACGCTGTCTAGTGATTCAACGCAACTGATTAATCGGAGAGAAGCCCCTCAACCGTGGCTGAGGATACCCAACCAGTCTAGTAAGTCTTTTTACTGTTCCCGGAATATTGGTAACTACCAAATGTACGAGGTGCTCGACGACACGGCGGCACGGGTCATCCTCGCCATCGAGAGTGGAGACTCCATCCGCCGTGTCGCACAACACCTTCACACGCCGTACGAGACGGTGAGGCAGGCCGTGAACCGTCTCGAAGACGCAGGCTACGTCAGCTATGATGACGGCCTCTCCGTCGTCGACGAGCGCGTGAGGGACGCCGCACGCGAGCTCGTCGCTACCAGCGCCGGCGTCAGTCCGCCTTCGATTGAGGAGGCGTACGTCCTCCCACAGTTTAGTGACTGGCCGTTCGCCTTCACGCGGATCGACGCCGTCTACGTATGGACCCAGGGCGGCTACCAAG includes the following:
- a CDS encoding helix-turn-helix domain-containing protein, which encodes MYEVLDDTAARVILAIESGDSIRRVAQHLHTPYETVRQAVNRLEDAGYVSYDDGLSVVDERVRDAARELVATSAGVSPPSIEEAYVLPQFSDWPFAFTRIDAVYVWTQGGYQVGREPNDYPLFLAIREQDVDAWEAFFESFDLPTAFERQPRDELDGPLQIVLEPRPSLDINHVEGYPVIPRAETIEYMRENYAQFQSALAMLDRMYEDLDLGVTYQESERAQT